One window from the genome of Grus americana isolate bGruAme1 chromosome 2, bGruAme1.mat, whole genome shotgun sequence encodes:
- the CUL2 gene encoding cullin-2 isoform X1 codes for MSLKPRVVDFDETWNKLLTTIKAVVMLDYVERATWNDRFSDIYALCVAYPEPLGERLYTETKIFLENHVRHLHKRVLEAEEQVLVMYHRYWEEYSKGADYMDCLYRYLNTQFIKKNKLTEADLQYGYGGVDMNEPLMEIGELALDMWRKLMIEPLQAILIRMLLREIKNPSTPPTRQAEYQLTHFCFNTTGSRQDLQFDRCGEDPNQKVIHGVINSFVHVEQYKKKFPLKFYQETFECPFLNETGEYYKQEASNLLQESNCSQYMEKVLGRLKDEEMRCRKYLHPSSYGKVIHECQQRMVADHLQFLHAECHNIIRQEKRSDMANMYTLLRAVSSGLPHMIQELQNHIHDEGLRATSNLSQENMPTQFVESVLEVHSKFVQLINTVLNGDQHFMSALDKALTSVVNYREPKSICKAPELLAKYCDNLLKKSAKGMTENEVEDKLTSFITVFKYIDDKDVFQKFYARMLAKRLIHGLSMSMDSEEAMINKLKQACGYEFTSKLHRMYTDMSVSADLNNKFNNFIKNQDTIIDLGISFQIYVLQAGAWPLTQAPSSTFAIPQELEKSVQMFELFYSQHFSGRKLTWLHYLCTGEVKMNYLCKPYVAMVTTYQMAVLLAFNNSETVSYKELQDSTQMNEKELTKTIKSLLDVKMINHDSDKEDIEAESTFSLNMNFSSKRTKFKITTSMQKDTPQEMEQTRSAVDEDRKMYLQAAIVRIMKARKVLRHNALIQEVISQSRARFNPSISMIKKCIEVLIDKQYIERSQASADEYSYVA; via the exons ATGTCCTTGAAACCACGAGTAGTTGACTTTGATGAAACATGGAACAAACTTCTAACAACAATTAAAGCTGTTGTTATGTTGGATTATGTTGAAAGAGCAACCTGGAATGATCGCTTCTC AGACATTTATGCTTTGTGTGTGGCCTATCCTGAACCTCTTGGAGAGAGACTTTATACTGAGACAaaaatttttctggaaaatcatGTACGCCATTTGCACAAG AGAGTTCTGGAAGCTGAAGAACAAGTACTGGTTATGTATCACAGATATTGGGAAGAATATAGCAAAGGGGCAGACTATATGGACTGTTTATACAG GTACCTCAACACACAGTTTATTAAGAAGAACAAATTGACTGAAGCTGACCTTCAGTATGGTTATGGAGGGGTGGATATGAATGAACCATTGATGGAAATAGGAGAG CTAGCTCTTGATATGTGGAGAAAATTAATGATTGAGCCTCTGCAGGCCATCCTTATTCGGATGCTCCTCcgagaaataaaaaa CCCAAGCACTCCTCCTACAAGGCAAGCTGAATATCAACTTACGCATTTTTGTTTCAACACAACAGGAAGCCGACAAGATCTCCAATT TGATCGCTGTGGAGAAGACCCAAACCAGAAAGTAATCCATGGGGTTATTAACTCCTTTGTTCATGTTGAACAGTATAAGAAAAAATTCCCCCTAAAG TTTTATCAGGAAACTTTTGAGTGTCCTTTTCTGAATGAAACAGGGGAGTATTATAAACAAGAAGCTTCAAATTTATTGCAAGAGTCAAATTGCTCACAATACATGGAGAAG GTTTTAGGTAGattaaaagatgaagaaatgcgGTGTCGGAAATACTTGCATCCCAGCTCATATGGCAAAGTGATTCATGAATGCCAACAGAGAATGGTAGCTGATCACTTGCAGTTTCTACATGCAGAATGTCACAATATTATCAGACAAGAGAAAAGAAGTG ACATGGCAAATATGTATACTCTACTTCGTGCTGTGTCAAGTGGTTTACCTCATATGATTCAGGAACTACAAAACCATATCCATGATGAGGGCCTTAGAGCAACCAGCAATCTTTCTCAGGAAAAT ATGCCAACTCAGTTTGTGGAGTCAGTTTTGGAAGTACATAGTAAATTTGTTCAActcatcaacactgttttgaatGGTGATCAACACTTTATGAGTGCCCTTGACAAG GCTTTGACATCAGTAGTTAACTATAGGGAGCCCAAGTCAATCTGCAAAGCACCTGAGTTG cTGGCCAAGTACTGTGACAACTTGTTGAAGAAATCAGCAAAAGGAATGACAGAGAATGAAGTAGAAGACAAACTTACAAGTTTCATTactgttttcaaatacattGATGACAAAGATGTATTCCAAAAG TTCTATGCCAGAATGTTGGCAAAAAGATTAATTCATGGTTTGTCTATGTCTATGGATTCTGAAGAAGCCATGATTAATAAACTAAAG CAAGCATGTGGTTATGAATTTACCAGCAAGCTCCATCGAATGTATACAGACATGAGTGTTAGTGCTGATCTCAACAATAAATTCAACAACTTTATCAAAAACCAGGACACGATTATAGATTTGGGAATTAGTTTTCAGATATATGTTCTACAG GCTGGTGCATGGCCTCTAACTCAGGCTCCTTCTTCTACATTTGCAATTCCTCAGGAACTGGAAAAAAGTGTACAGATG tttgaattattttacaGCCAGCATTTTAGTGGAAGGAAGCTTACTTGGTTACATTATCTTTGTACAG GTGaagtaaaaatgaattatttgtgCAAACCTTATGTAGCCATGGTCACAACATACCAAATGGCGGTGTTGCTTGCCTTCAACAACAGTGAAACTGTCAGTTACAAGGAGCTTCAGGATAGTACACAAATGAATGAGAAGGAACTGACAAAAACCATCAAATCCTTACTTGATGTCAAAATGATCAACCATGACTCAGACAAG GAAGATATAGAGGCAGAGTctacattttcattaaatatgaACTTCAGCAGTAAAcgaacaaaatttaaaattactacaTCAATGCAGAAAGACACGCCACAG GAGATGGAACAGACTAGAAGTGCTGTAGATGAAGACAGGAAAATGTATCTTCAAGCTGCTATAGTTCGTATCATGAAAGCACGTAAAGTGTTGCGACATAATGCTCTTATTCAGGAG
- the CUL2 gene encoding cullin-2 isoform X2, whose product MSLKPRVVDFDETWNKLLTTIKAVVMLDYVERATWNDRFSDIYALCVAYPEPLGERLYTETKIFLENHVRHLHKRVLEAEEQVLVMYHRYWEEYSKGADYMDCLYRYLNTQFIKKNKLTEADLQYGYGGVDMNEPLMEIGELALDMWRKLMIEPLQAILIRMLLREIKNDRCGEDPNQKVIHGVINSFVHVEQYKKKFPLKFYQETFECPFLNETGEYYKQEASNLLQESNCSQYMEKVLGRLKDEEMRCRKYLHPSSYGKVIHECQQRMVADHLQFLHAECHNIIRQEKRSDMANMYTLLRAVSSGLPHMIQELQNHIHDEGLRATSNLSQENMPTQFVESVLEVHSKFVQLINTVLNGDQHFMSALDKALTSVVNYREPKSICKAPELLAKYCDNLLKKSAKGMTENEVEDKLTSFITVFKYIDDKDVFQKFYARMLAKRLIHGLSMSMDSEEAMINKLKQACGYEFTSKLHRMYTDMSVSADLNNKFNNFIKNQDTIIDLGISFQIYVLQAGAWPLTQAPSSTFAIPQELEKSVQMFELFYSQHFSGRKLTWLHYLCTGEVKMNYLCKPYVAMVTTYQMAVLLAFNNSETVSYKELQDSTQMNEKELTKTIKSLLDVKMINHDSDKEDIEAESTFSLNMNFSSKRTKFKITTSMQKDTPQEMEQTRSAVDEDRKMYLQAAIVRIMKARKVLRHNALIQEVISQSRARFNPSISMIKKCIEVLIDKQYIERSQASADEYSYVA is encoded by the exons ATGTCCTTGAAACCACGAGTAGTTGACTTTGATGAAACATGGAACAAACTTCTAACAACAATTAAAGCTGTTGTTATGTTGGATTATGTTGAAAGAGCAACCTGGAATGATCGCTTCTC AGACATTTATGCTTTGTGTGTGGCCTATCCTGAACCTCTTGGAGAGAGACTTTATACTGAGACAaaaatttttctggaaaatcatGTACGCCATTTGCACAAG AGAGTTCTGGAAGCTGAAGAACAAGTACTGGTTATGTATCACAGATATTGGGAAGAATATAGCAAAGGGGCAGACTATATGGACTGTTTATACAG GTACCTCAACACACAGTTTATTAAGAAGAACAAATTGACTGAAGCTGACCTTCAGTATGGTTATGGAGGGGTGGATATGAATGAACCATTGATGGAAATAGGAGAG CTAGCTCTTGATATGTGGAGAAAATTAATGATTGAGCCTCTGCAGGCCATCCTTATTCGGATGCTCCTCcgagaaataaaaaa TGATCGCTGTGGAGAAGACCCAAACCAGAAAGTAATCCATGGGGTTATTAACTCCTTTGTTCATGTTGAACAGTATAAGAAAAAATTCCCCCTAAAG TTTTATCAGGAAACTTTTGAGTGTCCTTTTCTGAATGAAACAGGGGAGTATTATAAACAAGAAGCTTCAAATTTATTGCAAGAGTCAAATTGCTCACAATACATGGAGAAG GTTTTAGGTAGattaaaagatgaagaaatgcgGTGTCGGAAATACTTGCATCCCAGCTCATATGGCAAAGTGATTCATGAATGCCAACAGAGAATGGTAGCTGATCACTTGCAGTTTCTACATGCAGAATGTCACAATATTATCAGACAAGAGAAAAGAAGTG ACATGGCAAATATGTATACTCTACTTCGTGCTGTGTCAAGTGGTTTACCTCATATGATTCAGGAACTACAAAACCATATCCATGATGAGGGCCTTAGAGCAACCAGCAATCTTTCTCAGGAAAAT ATGCCAACTCAGTTTGTGGAGTCAGTTTTGGAAGTACATAGTAAATTTGTTCAActcatcaacactgttttgaatGGTGATCAACACTTTATGAGTGCCCTTGACAAG GCTTTGACATCAGTAGTTAACTATAGGGAGCCCAAGTCAATCTGCAAAGCACCTGAGTTG cTGGCCAAGTACTGTGACAACTTGTTGAAGAAATCAGCAAAAGGAATGACAGAGAATGAAGTAGAAGACAAACTTACAAGTTTCATTactgttttcaaatacattGATGACAAAGATGTATTCCAAAAG TTCTATGCCAGAATGTTGGCAAAAAGATTAATTCATGGTTTGTCTATGTCTATGGATTCTGAAGAAGCCATGATTAATAAACTAAAG CAAGCATGTGGTTATGAATTTACCAGCAAGCTCCATCGAATGTATACAGACATGAGTGTTAGTGCTGATCTCAACAATAAATTCAACAACTTTATCAAAAACCAGGACACGATTATAGATTTGGGAATTAGTTTTCAGATATATGTTCTACAG GCTGGTGCATGGCCTCTAACTCAGGCTCCTTCTTCTACATTTGCAATTCCTCAGGAACTGGAAAAAAGTGTACAGATG tttgaattattttacaGCCAGCATTTTAGTGGAAGGAAGCTTACTTGGTTACATTATCTTTGTACAG GTGaagtaaaaatgaattatttgtgCAAACCTTATGTAGCCATGGTCACAACATACCAAATGGCGGTGTTGCTTGCCTTCAACAACAGTGAAACTGTCAGTTACAAGGAGCTTCAGGATAGTACACAAATGAATGAGAAGGAACTGACAAAAACCATCAAATCCTTACTTGATGTCAAAATGATCAACCATGACTCAGACAAG GAAGATATAGAGGCAGAGTctacattttcattaaatatgaACTTCAGCAGTAAAcgaacaaaatttaaaattactacaTCAATGCAGAAAGACACGCCACAG GAGATGGAACAGACTAGAAGTGCTGTAGATGAAGACAGGAAAATGTATCTTCAAGCTGCTATAGTTCGTATCATGAAAGCACGTAAAGTGTTGCGACATAATGCTCTTATTCAGGAG